The candidate division TA06 bacterium genome contains a region encoding:
- a CDS encoding DUF4139 domain-containing protein: MKQITQIILPALVLAAAVAAGQNDREISLTVYNNNLGLVSEVRQLSLKKGASEVRITDVPSQIDPTSVFFQSLSDPDKFTVLEQNYQYDLVSSAKLLERYLDQNIKAFGSGGKVYEGTLLSYDGSNIVLSTGGSITTLRLTDNLQNFEFPSLPQGLITRPTLLWLVDNQGPASQKCRISYLTAGISWHAEYVAVLAADEKTVDLGAWVSLENNSGTGFQQARLKLVAGEVNRAQAPQRRYAAAKADFQAAPAQFEEESFFEYHLYTLQRKATVANNEVKQISLFPNTRADCKKLFIYDGASSGKKVTVQLEFRNEKASGLGMPLPAGKIRVYKKDDGQSQQFIGEDRIDHTPKDEKVRITLGSAFDIVGERTPKEYKRINDKTQEQTVEVKLRNHKNEGVEVTVVEHLSGDWEIKSKTHEFKKRDAQAVEFKVPVARDGETVLSYTVRYKW; this comes from the coding sequence ATGAAGCAGATCACACAAATCATTCTGCCGGCGCTGGTCTTGGCGGCAGCGGTCGCAGCCGGTCAGAATGATCGGGAGATAAGCCTGACTGTTTACAACAACAACCTGGGATTGGTGAGCGAGGTCCGGCAGCTCAGCCTAAAGAAAGGTGCCTCCGAGGTAAGAATCACAGACGTCCCTTCACAGATCGACCCCACCTCGGTCTTTTTCCAGTCTCTTTCCGATCCCGACAAGTTTACAGTGCTGGAGCAGAATTACCAGTACGACCTGGTGAGCTCCGCCAAACTGCTGGAAAGGTACCTAGACCAGAATATCAAGGCTTTTGGATCCGGGGGGAAGGTCTACGAAGGGACGCTTCTATCCTACGACGGATCCAATATCGTATTGAGCACCGGCGGCAGCATCACCACCCTGCGGCTGACCGATAATCTGCAGAATTTTGAATTTCCCAGCCTTCCCCAGGGGCTGATTACCAGACCCACCCTGCTGTGGCTGGTGGACAATCAGGGCCCGGCCTCCCAAAAATGCCGGATATCATATCTGACCGCAGGAATATCCTGGCACGCCGAATATGTGGCAGTGCTGGCTGCCGATGAGAAAACAGTGGACCTGGGAGCCTGGGTTTCGTTGGAGAACAACTCCGGAACAGGTTTTCAGCAGGCCCGGCTGAAATTAGTGGCCGGAGAGGTCAACCGGGCCCAGGCGCCGCAGCGCCGCTATGCTGCGGCCAAGGCCGACTTTCAGGCGGCGCCTGCCCAGTTTGAAGAGGAGAGCTTTTTTGAATACCATCTGTACACCCTGCAGCGCAAAGCCACCGTGGCCAACAACGAGGTAAAGCAGATATCCCTTTTCCCCAACACCAGGGCCGATTGCAAAAAACTTTTCATCTACGACGGTGCCAGCAGCGGCAAAAAAGTCACGGTCCAGTTGGAGTTCAGAAACGAAAAAGCCTCCGGGCTGGGGATGCCGCTGCCGGCCGGAAAGATCAGGGTCTATAAGAAGGATGACGGCCAAAGTCAGCAGTTCATAGGCGAGGACCGGATCGACCACACCCCCAAGGACGAGAAGGTGCGGATCACTTTGGGCAGTGCTTTCGATATAGTAGGAGAGCGGACTCCCAAGGAATACAAGCGGATCAACGACAAGACCCAGGAACAGACGGTGGAGGTAAAACTGCGGAACCATAAGAATGAGGGGGTTGAGGTCACGGTGGTGGAACACCTTTCCGGGGACTGGGAGATAAAGTCCAAGACCCACGAGTTCAAAAAGCGGGATGCCCAGGCCGTGGAATTTAAAGTCCCAGTGGCCAGGGACGGGGAGACCGTGCTTAGTTATACCGTCCGCTATAAATGGTGA